From the genome of Anopheles moucheti chromosome 3, idAnoMoucSN_F20_07, whole genome shotgun sequence, one region includes:
- the LOC128304938 gene encoding lysozyme yields the protein MKSANNLTMTSKRQIFRAASTISVVFMLFTLHSSIEGKMYEKCPLARTLDKQKISSRSLISNWVCLVMAESGGDTSKVTTLDNESANYGIFQINSKTWCREGRKGGRCNKKCEDFLNDDLADDIECAKQIYNDSGFGAWKGWVNRCKQKTLPDLSPCWN from the exons ATGAAAAGTGCCAACAATCTCACGATGACTTCGAAACGTCAGATCTTCCGTGCAGCGTCTACGATCAGTGtagtttttatgttgtttacaCTGCACAGCTCAATCGAGGGAAAGATGTACGAAAAGTGCCCTCTAGCTAGAACGCTGGACAAGCAGAAGATTTCTTCACGCTCACTCATTTCCAATT GGGTCTGCCTGGTAATGGCCGAGAGTGGAGGTGACACTAGCAAAGTGACCACACTGGATAATGAGTCCGCTAACTACGGTATCTTCCAG ATTAACAGCAAAACCTGGTGTCGCGAAGGACGTAAAGGTGGTCGTTGCAATAAGAAGTGTGAAG ACTTCCTGAATGATGATCTTGCCGATGATATTGAGTGTGCCAAGCAGATCTACAATGATAGTGGTTTCGGTGCCTGGAAAGGATGGGTCAACCGCTGCAAGCAGAAGACTCTACCTGATTTGTCACCCTGCTGGAATTAG
- the LOC128304940 gene encoding lysozyme c-1-like, with the protein MATKQIPWTIVSLFLFCLPAVINAKIYTKCELAKQLTANGISRTYQGHWVCLAIAVSGLDSAKTTSLPNQSANYGIFQINSKEWCRVGYKGGKCNMKCGDLVTDNITNAIKCSKMIQQQKGFNEWVMWQKKCKGKDLPDITNCGAIG; encoded by the exons ATGGCTACAAAGCAGATCCCGTGGACTATCGTCAGTCTGTTTCTATTCTGCCTGCCAGCGGTAATTAATGCCAAGATCTACACCAAGTGTGAACTTGCCAAACAACTGACCGCAAACGGGATTAGCCGAACGTATCAGGGACACTGGGTCTGTCTGGCGATTGCTGTCAGTGGATTGGACTCTGCCAAGACTACATCGTTGCCTAATCAAAGTGCTAACTACGGCATCTTTCAAATCAACAGCAAGGAATGGTGCCGCGTGGGCTACAAAGGTGGCAAATGTAATATGAAATGTGGAG ATCTAGTAACGGACAACATCACCAACGCCATCAAATGCTCTAAAATGATCCAGCAACAGAAAGGTTTCAACGAGTGGGTCATGTGGCAGAAGAAGTGTAAGGGTAAAGATCTTCCGGATATAACAAACTGTGGAGCGATCGGATAA